A genomic window from Chloroflexia bacterium SDU3-3 includes:
- a CDS encoding oxidoreductase, with protein sequence MTQTYRDLPAAAAGTFTMAPGLTVNRIGYGAMQLAGPGAFGPPADRAAAVAVLREALALGINHIDTSDIYGPYITNQIIKEALHPYPEGLHIITKVGSRRDEQGGWPPARSPRELREAVHDNLRNLGLEALDVVNLRVGGLLGPEPGSIAEEFGVLVDLQKQGLIRHLGLSTVNAEQVAECLAIAPVVCVQNLYNLANRTDDALIDQLNQQGIAYVPYFPLGGFSPLQSEALSAVAARLGATPMAVAQAWLLQRSPNILLIAGTSSVAHLRENVAAAALVLAPEDVAELDAIGA encoded by the coding sequence ATGACACAGACATATCGCGACCTGCCCGCCGCCGCCGCTGGCACCTTCACCATGGCCCCGGGCCTGACGGTCAACCGCATCGGCTACGGCGCGATGCAGCTGGCTGGCCCCGGCGCGTTCGGCCCGCCCGCCGACCGTGCCGCCGCCGTGGCGGTACTGCGCGAGGCTCTGGCCCTCGGCATCAATCATATCGACACCAGCGATATCTATGGCCCGTACATCACCAACCAGATCATCAAGGAGGCGCTGCACCCCTACCCCGAGGGCCTGCACATCATCACCAAGGTCGGCTCGCGCCGCGACGAGCAGGGCGGCTGGCCGCCCGCCCGCAGCCCGCGCGAGCTGCGCGAGGCCGTGCACGACAACCTGCGCAACCTGGGCCTGGAGGCGCTGGATGTGGTCAACCTGCGCGTGGGCGGCCTGCTTGGGCCCGAGCCGGGGTCGATCGCCGAGGAGTTTGGCGTGCTGGTCGACCTGCAGAAGCAGGGCCTCATCCGCCACCTGGGGCTGAGCACGGTGAACGCCGAGCAGGTGGCCGAGTGCCTAGCGATCGCGCCGGTGGTGTGCGTGCAGAACCTCTACAACCTGGCCAACCGCACCGACGACGCGCTGATCGACCAGCTGAACCAGCAGGGTATTGCCTACGTGCCGTACTTCCCGCTGGGCGGCTTCTCGCCGCTGCAGTCGGAGGCGCTGAGCGCGGTGGCGGCGCGCCTGGGGGCCACGCCCATGGCGGTGGCGCAGGCCTGGCTGCTGCAGCGCTCGCCCAACATCCTGCTGATCGCGGGCACCTCGTCGGTGGCGCACCTGCGCGAGAACGTGGCCGCCGCCGCGCTCGTGCTCGCCCCCGAGGATGTGGCCGAGCTGGATGCCATCGGGGCGTAG
- a CDS encoding class I SAM-dependent methyltransferase yields the protein MSTLSKTLISSYYDSFAREYHHARLNQTKVINEHIEMPAMLSMIGDIQGRTILDIGCGSGIYTKILASHDAHVTALDISHSMIEIAKDYCQGLDISLIHTSFEEYIAEQMSFDIIIASFMLGYFQDLAGSFRKIRSLLKPGGFSIISGLHPIKTSRSKISEFPVVDDYFSEGYYFSEIVKDQPKMPLLRRTIQDICNAAIESGLSIEKILEPTPAQREGLPNELEYLFHTPTIIALKLART from the coding sequence ATGAGCACACTCAGCAAAACTCTCATATCATCTTACTATGATTCTTTCGCCAGAGAGTATCACCATGCTCGATTAAATCAGACAAAAGTGATCAACGAGCATATAGAGATGCCTGCTATGCTGAGTATGATTGGGGATATCCAGGGTCGCACCATCCTTGATATTGGTTGCGGCTCCGGCATCTACACAAAAATTCTCGCATCTCATGACGCACATGTCACCGCTCTAGATATCAGCCATTCTATGATAGAGATCGCAAAAGATTATTGCCAAGGGCTAGATATATCGCTTATTCACACGAGCTTTGAAGAGTATATCGCTGAGCAAATGAGCTTTGATATCATCATCGCCTCGTTTATGCTTGGATACTTCCAAGATCTCGCAGGATCTTTCAGAAAAATTCGCTCGCTGCTTAAACCTGGCGGCTTCAGCATCATATCCGGCCTACACCCGATCAAAACGAGCCGGTCTAAAATAAGCGAGTTTCCCGTCGTAGACGACTATTTCTCAGAGGGCTACTATTTCTCGGAGATCGTAAAAGATCAGCCGAAGATGCCATTACTGCGGAGAACCATCCAGGACATCTGCAATGCCGCTATTGAGAGCGGTCTATCTATCGAGAAGATCCTTGAGCCTACGCCAGCACAGCGCGAGGGGCTGCCGAACGAACTCGAGTATCTTTTTCACACGCCGACCATCATCGCGCTCAAGCTCGCGCGCACCTGA
- a CDS encoding protein kinase yields the protein MTMTHTCPICYLPAAAGEAYCPGCGYVFGSAPAGPPPDSGDLLLCPRCSAEQRPGARVCSACGAKLVGVDLNPGETLHHGQYIVRRLLARGGMGAIYLAADRLAFDRLVVLKVHTLEDDAADTEDRLRTEGWLLASIQQRNLPRIYAYFTHGVQRFLAMEYIDGPNLHEALSQDDEHGQRRAGSRYPLTDTLRWGAAIARTLEQLHSRRPMAIIHQDIKPSNLVLDRSSHDVFLIDFGNAKLYDPQRAQQAESFGTPGYSPPEQYQGLSEPRSDIFSLAATLYHLATDDDPSQHPFQFPQLGELGPFGDVLAQALQKEVEQRPSAALFRAQLESQLGLGGTALVTPDGQRIEDEAELVAWCRAHWESAVEWMAGALPVDIERWRGMKRAQQVRDALASAPSLRLALDAALALLDPAGYGMARPQVIFSSRALAFSRTPSAAPETLAVANTGSRYVEATLDLPPWMTASVDRLSLPAGKQVRIQLHAVPGARRTKGEVVLRAGNETLALCRVGVRR from the coding sequence ATGACCATGACGCATACGTGCCCGATCTGCTACCTTCCCGCCGCCGCTGGCGAGGCCTACTGCCCCGGCTGCGGCTATGTGTTCGGCAGCGCCCCCGCAGGCCCGCCGCCCGACTCGGGCGACCTGCTGCTGTGCCCGCGCTGCTCGGCAGAGCAGCGCCCGGGGGCCAGGGTCTGCAGCGCCTGCGGCGCAAAGCTGGTGGGCGTGGATCTGAACCCCGGCGAGACGCTGCACCACGGCCAGTACATCGTCCGGCGGCTGCTGGCGCGCGGCGGGATGGGCGCGATCTACCTCGCCGCCGACCGGCTGGCCTTCGACCGGCTGGTGGTGCTGAAGGTCCACACGCTGGAGGACGACGCCGCCGACACCGAGGACCGCCTGCGCACCGAGGGCTGGCTGCTGGCATCCATCCAGCAGCGCAATCTGCCGCGCATCTACGCCTACTTCACCCACGGCGTCCAGCGCTTTCTGGCCATGGAGTATATCGACGGGCCCAACCTGCACGAGGCGCTGAGCCAGGATGACGAGCACGGCCAGCGCCGCGCGGGCAGCCGCTACCCGCTGACCGACACGCTGCGCTGGGGTGCGGCGATCGCCCGCACGCTTGAGCAGCTGCACAGCCGCAGGCCCATGGCCATCATCCACCAGGACATCAAGCCATCCAACCTGGTGCTCGACCGCAGCAGCCACGATGTGTTCCTGATCGACTTCGGCAATGCCAAGCTGTACGACCCCCAGCGCGCGCAGCAGGCCGAGAGCTTCGGCACCCCCGGCTACTCGCCGCCCGAGCAGTACCAGGGCCTCAGCGAGCCGCGCAGCGACATCTTCTCGCTGGCCGCCACGCTCTACCACCTGGCCACCGATGACGACCCCAGCCAGCACCCCTTCCAGTTCCCGCAGCTGGGCGAGCTTGGCCCGTTTGGCGATGTGCTGGCCCAGGCGCTTCAGAAAGAGGTGGAGCAGCGCCCGTCGGCGGCGCTGTTCCGCGCCCAGCTGGAGAGCCAATTGGGCCTGGGCGGTACCGCGCTGGTGACGCCAGACGGCCAGCGGATCGAGGACGAGGCCGAGCTGGTGGCGTGGTGCCGCGCCCACTGGGAGTCGGCGGTGGAGTGGATGGCGGGCGCGCTGCCGGTGGATATTGAGCGCTGGCGTGGCATGAAGCGCGCCCAGCAGGTGCGCGATGCGCTGGCCAGCGCGCCCTCGCTGCGCCTTGCGCTGGATGCGGCGCTGGCGCTGCTCGACCCGGCTGGCTACGGCATGGCCCGCCCGCAGGTGATCTTCTCCAGCAGGGCGCTGGCGTTCTCCCGCACGCCCAGCGCCGCGCCCGAGACGCTGGCGGTGGCGAATACCGGCAGCCGTTACGTGGAGGCCACGCTTGATCTGCCGCCCTGGATGACAGCGAGCGTGGATCGGCTCTCGCTGCCTGCGGGCAAGCAGGTGCGCATCCAGCTCCACGCGGTGCCCGGCGCGCGCCGCACAAAGGGCGAGGTGGTGCTGCGCGCTGGGAACGAGACGCTGGCGCTGTGCCGCGTGGGCGTGCGGCGCTAG
- a CDS encoding DUF2089 domain-containing protein, which yields MNSILTKCPVCSHPLHVERFGCAECDTHIDGQFSLGWIGRLSREQLEFVELLVKNRGNINSVATDIKVSYNTARSRLDDVVEAMGYGAPPEEQRADRRAVLDRLASKEISVEEAMKLLRG from the coding sequence ATGAACTCAATCCTAACCAAATGCCCCGTATGCAGCCACCCACTGCACGTCGAGCGCTTCGGCTGCGCCGAGTGCGACACCCATATCGACGGCCAGTTCTCGCTCGGCTGGATCGGCAGGCTCAGCCGCGAGCAGCTGGAATTTGTCGAGCTGCTGGTCAAAAATCGCGGCAACATCAACAGCGTGGCCACCGATATCAAGGTCTCGTACAACACCGCCCGCAGCCGCCTGGATGACGTGGTGGAGGCGATGGGCTACGGCGCGCCGCCCGAGGAACAGCGGGCCGACCGCCGCGCGGTGCTGGACCGCCTGGCCTCAAAAGAGATCTCCGTCGAGGAGGCCATGAAGCTGCTGCGCGGCTAG
- a CDS encoding PIG-L family deacetylase, which produces MSEQEQSERVAMVVMAHPDDAEFGCGGAVAAWVREGWTVHYVVCTDASAGGGDGATECGPEARATITATRKAEQRAAADILGVSDVVFLDYPDGLLQPTIELRKQLVALLRRYRPTRVVCQSPERSWQPQLMIGRYHPDHLAAGTATLAAIYPASQNPWDFPELLAEGLLPHRVREILVMGTPSDNYAVDITATFATKMDALRAHASQVGMSAELEDRMRSRAATLGAANGMELAELFHRTTN; this is translated from the coding sequence ATGAGCGAGCAAGAACAGAGCGAGCGGGTGGCGATGGTGGTGATGGCCCACCCCGACGATGCCGAGTTTGGCTGCGGCGGTGCGGTGGCCGCGTGGGTGCGCGAGGGCTGGACGGTGCACTACGTGGTGTGCACCGACGCCTCGGCGGGCGGCGGCGATGGCGCGACTGAGTGCGGCCCCGAGGCGCGGGCCACGATCACCGCCACGCGCAAGGCCGAGCAGCGGGCCGCTGCCGATATCCTGGGCGTGTCCGATGTGGTATTTTTGGACTACCCCGACGGGCTGCTCCAGCCCACCATCGAGCTGCGCAAGCAGCTGGTGGCTCTGCTGCGGCGCTACCGCCCCACGCGGGTGGTCTGCCAGTCGCCCGAGCGCTCGTGGCAGCCCCAGCTGATGATCGGGCGCTATCACCCCGATCACCTGGCCGCAGGCACCGCCACTCTGGCGGCGATCTACCCGGCCTCGCAGAACCCGTGGGACTTCCCCGAGCTGCTGGCCGAGGGCCTGCTGCCCCACCGCGTGCGCGAGATCCTGGTGATGGGCACGCCCAGCGATAACTACGCGGTCGATATTACGGCGACCTTCGCCACTAAGATGGACGCGCTGCGGGCGCACGCCAGCCAGGTGGGTATGAGCGCCGAGCTGGAGGACCGCATGCGCAGCCGTGCCGCCACGCTGGGTGCGGCCAATGGCATGGAGCTGGCCGAGCTGTTCCACCGCACCACCAACTAG
- a CDS encoding methyltransferase domain-containing protein, whose protein sequence is MRTIQQQTAADATTAPDPASLVLPAPRATRQQVFWHILVQSLLYGVTGSLFFLIVLWIRLILSDGFSSLGSGFSIILSLIITALFGGISGVALGLIGALLTSILLYPMRSYRLYQALMWLLPLAVSIVAIQQSMNRLFLIGMDTFEFLVQSVFSLSTLYLFWATQRITTSAIRTVGVVELPYYRPVPYVLDPYLPEGRRALFDMAPEIADRMEYLAGLGMLARWRGALLARLDLRPGMRAVDLMAGTGALSRALVRRVGAGKVTVVESAPGVAARLRRVVGVDVVEADALANGLPSGCADVVTCAFGTLGLRQAEQMRLADEVDRLLAPNGVVGLVDLTLPRNLGLRWAYLWYMRSTIPLVARLFLKCPALYLALHRYARESVGLGPLAYEFESRGYAVALAPLDGGLATALVAMKQEEGPTP, encoded by the coding sequence ATGAGAACGATTCAGCAGCAGACAGCGGCAGATGCAACAACGGCACCCGACCCTGCCTCGCTGGTGTTGCCTGCCCCACGGGCGACGCGCCAGCAGGTGTTCTGGCACATCCTCGTGCAGAGCCTGCTCTATGGCGTTACGGGCAGTCTTTTTTTCCTGATCGTACTGTGGATACGCCTCATCCTTTCTGATGGTTTCTCCTCTCTGGGCAGTGGTTTTTCGATCATTCTCTCGCTGATCATTACCGCTCTTTTTGGTGGGATCTCCGGGGTGGCCCTCGGGCTGATTGGCGCGCTGCTTACCTCCATCTTACTCTACCCGATGCGCTCATATCGGCTCTACCAAGCACTCATGTGGCTTTTGCCGCTGGCCGTATCCATAGTAGCGATTCAACAGAGCATGAATAGGTTATTTTTGATCGGGATGGATACGTTCGAGTTTCTCGTTCAGAGCGTGTTCAGCCTATCGACGCTCTATCTGTTCTGGGCCACGCAGCGCATTACCACCAGCGCCATCCGCACGGTGGGGGTAGTGGAGCTACCCTACTATCGCCCCGTGCCCTATGTGCTCGACCCCTACCTGCCCGAGGGTCGCCGCGCGCTGTTCGACATGGCCCCGGAGATTGCTGATCGGATGGAGTACCTGGCGGGGCTGGGTATGCTGGCGCGCTGGCGGGGCGCGCTGCTGGCCCGGCTGGATCTGCGGCCCGGCATGCGCGCGGTGGACCTGATGGCGGGCACGGGGGCGCTGAGCCGCGCGCTGGTGCGGCGGGTGGGCGCGGGCAAGGTGACGGTGGTGGAGTCTGCTCCTGGGGTGGCGGCGCGGCTACGGCGGGTGGTGGGCGTGGATGTGGTGGAGGCCGATGCGCTGGCAAATGGGCTGCCGAGCGGCTGCGCGGATGTGGTGACCTGCGCCTTTGGGACGCTGGGGCTGCGGCAGGCCGAGCAAATGCGGCTGGCGGACGAGGTGGACCGGCTGCTCGCGCCCAACGGCGTCGTTGGGCTGGTGGATCTGACGCTGCCACGCAACCTAGGGCTGCGCTGGGCGTATCTATGGTATATGCGGTCTACGATACCGCTGGTGGCGCGGCTCTTTCTGAAGTGCCCGGCGCTCTACCTGGCGTTGCACCGCTACGCGCGCGAGAGCGTGGGGCTGGGGCCGCTGGCATACGAGTTTGAGTCGCGGGGCTACGCCGTGGCGCTCGCGCCGCTGGATGGCGGGCTGGCCACCGCGCTGGTGGCCATGAAGCAAGAGGAAGGGCCAACGCCATGA
- the rsmI gene encoding 16S rRNA (cytidine(1402)-2'-O)-methyltransferase — protein MLYLVATPIGNLGDMTLRAIETLKSVDVIASEDTRTTSVLLRHFDIKKPQISFHEHNERHVGERIIGMLRAGQSVAIVSDAGTPGISDPGFTIVRRAIEEGLEFTMLPGASAVVMALVLSGLPSHSFTFRGFPPRKPGPRRRFIAVDQYAPHTLVFYESVHRIRAFLADALEVLGNREAALANDLTKKFELVERGRLSELIARVGEKPKGEYVVVIAGTDERPPAPEDDAEEAGDAEQPDETWEDAGDED, from the coding sequence ATGCTCTACCTTGTCGCAACCCCCATTGGCAACCTTGGCGATATGACCCTGCGCGCGATCGAGACGCTGAAGAGCGTCGATGTGATCGCCAGCGAGGACACGCGCACCACCAGCGTGCTGCTGCGCCACTTCGATATCAAGAAGCCCCAGATCTCCTTCCACGAGCACAACGAGCGCCACGTGGGCGAGCGGATCATCGGCATGCTCAGGGCCGGGCAGTCGGTGGCGATCGTCTCCGACGCGGGCACGCCGGGCATCTCCGACCCGGGCTTCACCATCGTGCGGCGGGCCATCGAGGAGGGCCTGGAGTTCACCATGCTGCCCGGCGCGTCGGCGGTGGTGATGGCGCTGGTGCTCTCGGGTCTGCCCTCGCACAGCTTCACGTTTCGCGGCTTCCCGCCGCGCAAGCCCGGGCCGCGCCGTCGCTTTATCGCCGTCGACCAGTATGCGCCCCACACCCTGGTGTTCTACGAGAGCGTCCACCGCATCCGCGCCTTCCTGGCCGATGCGCTGGAGGTGCTGGGCAACCGCGAGGCGGCGCTGGCCAACGACCTGACCAAGAAGTTCGAGCTGGTCGAGCGCGGCAGGCTCTCCGAGCTGATCGCGCGGGTGGGTGAGAAGCCCAAGGGCGAGTATGTGGTGGTGATCGCCGGGACCGATGAGCGCCCGCCCGCCCCCGAGGACGATGCCGAGGAGGCCGGAGACGCCGAGCAGCCCGATGAGACCTGGGAGGATGCCGGGGACGAGGACTAG
- a CDS encoding methyltransferase domain-containing protein, whose protein sequence is MPATVVKKHPAPPSGPPPELALFFPSLAAVPQVGRGELFALMIGKGIKYGFLSAMVLAALFGGLALLAREIGTAIGLLFFLALVGSGVGLAVGLFVGLVGAVFYPMRAAWPFFTALNIALLGMCAFLILPIGMNPVLGLLPIPAFPIFLFVNVLAHVGINKVGVTNLVSVPNQLLLQQSGNFFQRYMYELMPGSYPAVERLAGLGLLARWREALLARLDLRPGMRVADLMSGAGQLQGCILRRVGAAGHLTMVDYVEGMLQRAPEGGPVRLLCESCLATSLPRASVDVVTCAFGVVALDAGEQDQLVEEIDRILAPNGLVGVLDLSLPRLAPLRWAYLLYLRTAVVLVGQLTQQLPLLYRLLPGYLREFAGFEALSRRFETRGYAVALAPLDGGLATALVAMKPGDGAKAL, encoded by the coding sequence ATGCCCGCCACCGTCGTCAAAAAGCACCCCGCCCCGCCGTCCGGCCCGCCGCCGGAGCTGGCGCTGTTTTTTCCTTCCCTAGCCGCAGTGCCGCAGGTAGGGCGGGGGGAGCTTTTTGCCTTGATGATTGGCAAGGGGATAAAGTATGGCTTCCTGAGCGCGATGGTGTTGGCGGCGCTGTTTGGCGGCCTGGCGCTTTTAGCGCGAGAGATAGGCACCGCCATAGGGCTCCTCTTTTTCCTAGCGCTGGTCGGATCCGGCGTGGGTCTGGCGGTAGGGTTGTTCGTGGGGCTGGTGGGGGCTGTCTTCTACCCGATGCGAGCCGCCTGGCCATTTTTTACCGCCCTCAACATAGCGCTGCTGGGAATGTGCGCTTTTCTGATACTACCTATCGGAATGAATCCGGTCCTTGGGCTTCTGCCAATACCAGCGTTTCCAATTTTCCTGTTTGTCAATGTTCTTGCCCATGTTGGCATAAACAAGGTCGGTGTGACCAACCTTGTTTCTGTGCCCAACCAGCTGCTCCTTCAGCAGAGCGGTAACTTCTTTCAGCGCTATATGTACGAGCTGATGCCGGGCTCCTACCCGGCTGTGGAGCGGCTGGCGGGCCTGGGGCTGCTGGCGCGCTGGCGCGAGGCGCTGCTGGCGCGGCTGGACCTGCGGCCCGGCATGCGCGTGGCCGACCTGATGAGCGGCGCAGGGCAGCTGCAGGGCTGCATTCTGCGGCGGGTGGGCGCGGCGGGCCACCTGACAATGGTCGACTATGTGGAGGGCATGCTGCAGCGTGCGCCCGAGGGCGGGCCGGTGCGGCTGCTGTGCGAGAGCTGCCTGGCGACCTCGCTGCCTCGTGCGAGCGTGGACGTGGTGACCTGCGCCTTTGGCGTGGTGGCGCTGGATGCGGGCGAGCAAGATCAGCTGGTGGAAGAGATTGACCGTATCCTCGCGCCCAACGGCCTGGTGGGCGTGCTGGATCTGTCGCTGCCGCGCCTTGCGCCGCTGCGCTGGGCCTACCTGCTGTACCTGCGCACGGCGGTGGTGCTGGTGGGCCAGCTCACCCAGCAGCTGCCGCTGCTCTACCGGCTGCTGCCCGGCTACCTGCGCGAATTCGCGGGCTTTGAGGCGCTGTCGCGGCGCTTCGAGACCCGTGGCTACGCCGTGGCGCTTGCGCCGCTGGATGGCGGGCTGGCCACTGCGCTGGTGGCGATGAAACCGGGGGATGGAGCGAAAGCGTTATGA
- a CDS encoding tropomyosin encodes MATLSFPVGETPRLVLANCASDISVKVHDERSIVLKLDSDDSAEQQGDDVVVSRASDDLTALVPHDTQVVIRNAHSDVNIMGVDGGIWVDLAQSDLVLRDVGVVQIEGQVGGDAHVLRAAELMAKHVRGDIQIAHIGTVSVGTVDGDCHITDVAGRVTWGHVRGDLEIGGRGQDVAVVGSSVGGDCEIHEVVSIELSDIGGDAKLRAQSDIRLGSVGGDLDARTAQGEIAAGSVGGDAQIMSGTGAVRVASIGGDLDMETTFAASSLAQLVVSGDVSLDLRDGSDVTVRATVGGEVHGRKIATTSEGELITATYGEGIGKLDLMVGGDLDLDGKAPRSSSSGWGAWADFGREMGQLGAVLGRDLGRMGAELGRDLGRVLSNQSAQWADRAAEQAEQVSARIQERLRSAEDEIKRSMDRAAREAERTARESERAARVTVRMGDREWRFDEERLERLKQQAQDAAESGIASAVEAVDRAIAGMGMPRPPAPPAPPAPPAAHAAPPAPPAPPTAPPAPEAAQAPMTGVTMRIDRAEPAEPAEPAAPRDIEAERAAILRMIAEGRISPEEGDLLLEALG; translated from the coding sequence ATGGCAACACTGTCTTTTCCCGTGGGGGAGACCCCGCGCCTAGTGCTGGCCAACTGCGCCAGCGATATTTCGGTGAAGGTCCACGACGAGCGCAGCATCGTGCTGAAGCTGGACAGCGACGATAGCGCCGAGCAGCAGGGCGACGATGTGGTGGTGAGCCGCGCCAGCGATGACCTGACCGCGCTGGTGCCGCACGACACCCAGGTGGTCATCCGGAACGCCCACAGCGATGTGAATATTATGGGCGTGGATGGCGGCATCTGGGTGGATCTGGCCCAGAGCGACCTGGTGCTACGCGATGTAGGTGTGGTGCAGATCGAGGGCCAGGTCGGCGGCGACGCCCACGTCCTCCGCGCCGCTGAGCTCATGGCCAAGCACGTGCGTGGCGACATCCAGATCGCCCACATTGGCACGGTGTCGGTCGGCACCGTGGATGGCGACTGCCACATCACCGATGTGGCCGGGCGCGTCACATGGGGCCATGTGCGCGGCGACCTTGAGATCGGCGGCAGAGGCCAGGATGTGGCGGTGGTGGGGTCTAGCGTCGGCGGCGACTGCGAGATCCACGAGGTCGTCAGCATCGAGCTGTCCGACATCGGCGGCGACGCCAAGCTGCGCGCTCAGAGCGACATTCGCCTGGGCAGCGTGGGCGGCGACCTGGATGCGCGCACCGCCCAGGGCGAGATCGCGGCGGGCAGCGTGGGCGGCGACGCCCAGATCATGTCGGGCACTGGCGCGGTGCGGGTGGCCAGCATTGGCGGCGACCTAGATATGGAGACCACCTTCGCCGCCAGCTCGCTGGCCCAGCTGGTGGTGAGCGGCGACGTCTCGCTCGACCTGCGCGACGGCTCGGATGTGACGGTGCGCGCCACGGTGGGCGGCGAGGTCCACGGGCGAAAGATCGCCACCACCAGCGAGGGTGAGCTGATCACGGCAACCTATGGCGAGGGGATCGGCAAGCTGGACCTGATGGTGGGCGGCGATCTGGACCTGGACGGCAAGGCCCCGCGCAGCAGCAGCTCGGGGTGGGGCGCGTGGGCCGACTTTGGCCGCGAGATGGGCCAGCTGGGCGCGGTGCTAGGCCGCGACCTGGGGCGCATGGGGGCCGAGCTGGGCCGCGACCTAGGCCGCGTGCTCAGCAACCAGAGCGCCCAGTGGGCCGACCGCGCCGCCGAGCAGGCCGAGCAGGTCTCGGCCCGCATCCAGGAGCGCCTGCGCAGCGCCGAGGATGAGATCAAGCGCAGCATGGACCGCGCCGCACGCGAGGCTGAGCGCACCGCACGCGAGAGCGAGCGCGCCGCGCGGGTGACGGTTCGCATGGGCGACCGCGAGTGGCGCTTCGACGAAGAGCGGCTGGAGCGCCTGAAACAGCAGGCCCAGGATGCCGCCGAGAGCGGCATCGCCAGCGCGGTGGAGGCGGTAGACCGCGCGATCGCAGGGATGGGTATGCCCAGGCCACCTGCGCCACCTGCGCCACCTGCGCCACCTGCGGCCCACGCTGCACCGCCTGCGCCACCTGCGCCGCCCACTGCACCGCCCGCGCCCGAGGCTGCGCAGGCCCCTATGACCGGCGTGACCATGCGGATCGACCGCGCCGAGCCTGCCGAGCCTGCCGAGCCTGCCGCCCCGCGCGACATCGAGGCCGAGCGAGCCGCCATCCTGCGCATGATCGCCGAGGGCCGCATCTCGCCCGAGGAGGGCGACCTGCTCCTAGAGGCGCTGGGCTAG
- a CDS encoding pseudouridine-5'-phosphate glycosidase yields MIHTPEHIRAAIAEGRPVVALESTVISHGLPYPHNLELARDMEAEIRAAGAIPATIGVVKGVPTVGMSDEEVIHFAQEKDILKLSRRDIGHCVAHGRSGATTVAATMALAALAGVKVFATGGIGGVHRGARDTWDVSADMTELSRTQVLVVCAGAKSILDLPATLEYLETAGVPVLGYGTSELPAFYSAESGLAVPARADTPDEAAAIWKAHEALGGGSGLLVTVPPPAEVALPHSAIDGAIERALAKAEAAGVRGQAVTPFLLASVAEETEGESMRTNIALLRQNACIAAAIAASIAS; encoded by the coding sequence ATGATTCACACCCCCGAGCACATTCGCGCCGCGATCGCCGAAGGACGCCCGGTGGTTGCCCTTGAGAGCACCGTCATCTCACACGGGCTTCCCTACCCCCACAACCTTGAGCTAGCCCGCGACATGGAGGCCGAGATCCGCGCCGCAGGGGCCATCCCGGCCACCATCGGCGTGGTGAAGGGCGTGCCGACCGTGGGCATGAGCGACGAGGAGGTCATCCACTTCGCCCAGGAGAAGGACATCCTCAAGCTCTCGCGCCGCGATATCGGGCACTGCGTGGCCCACGGGCGCAGCGGAGCCACCACCGTGGCCGCCACCATGGCGCTGGCTGCGCTGGCCGGGGTAAAGGTGTTCGCCACCGGCGGCATCGGCGGCGTGCACCGTGGCGCGCGCGACACCTGGGATGTGTCGGCGGACATGACCGAGCTGAGCCGCACCCAGGTGCTGGTGGTCTGCGCGGGCGCAAAGTCGATCCTCGACCTGCCCGCCACGCTGGAGTACCTGGAGACGGCGGGCGTGCCGGTGCTGGGCTACGGCACATCCGAGCTGCCCGCCTTCTACAGCGCCGAGAGCGGCCTGGCCGTGCCCGCGCGCGCCGACACCCCCGATGAGGCCGCCGCGATCTGGAAGGCCCACGAGGCCCTGGGTGGCGGCAGCGGCCTGCTGGTCACCGTGCCCCCGCCCGCCGAGGTGGCCCTGCCCCACAGCGCCATCGACGGCGCGATCGAGCGGGCGCTGGCCAAGGCCGAGGCGGCGGGCGTGCGCGGCCAGGCGGTCACGCCGTTCCTGCTGGCCTCGGTGGCCGAGGAGACCGAGGGCGAGAGCATGCGCACCAACATCGCGCTGCTGCGCCAGAACGCCTGCATCGCCGCAGCTATCGCCGCCAGCATCGCATCGTAG